A region from the Anaerolineae bacterium genome encodes:
- a CDS encoding carbohydrate ABC transporter permease produces the protein MPDPIAARRREPAWVRPLRMAPRVVVVYSLLGLLVVFMIGPYLFIFGTAFKETYTLVSIPPKIIPDQPTLENFRSIFSTMPFGRWFLNSTVVATASTLGTLLVCSMAGYTFAKKDFYGKGLLFSILLATLMIPGALMLVPAFLVTNALGLVNSYGGLILPSVGGAMGVFLLRQFIETLPSELEQAALIDGASEVGVFVRIILPLAKPGLATLAILSFTGSWNSLIWPLVIVNSKRLYTLPLGLALLRTEFQVNYGATSAAAVVSVVPLVAAFSFLQRYFIEGLTVGALKG, from the coding sequence ATGCCTGACCCCATAGCCGCGAGGCGAAGGGAACCGGCGTGGGTCCGCCCATTGCGGATGGCCCCACGAGTCGTTGTGGTTTACTCCCTTCTGGGTCTGCTCGTGGTGTTCATGATCGGCCCCTACTTGTTTATATTCGGAACTGCCTTCAAGGAGACCTATACCCTGGTCTCGATACCGCCCAAGATCATTCCAGACCAGCCGACTCTGGAGAACTTCCGCAGCATCTTCAGTACCATGCCCTTTGGACGCTGGTTCCTGAACAGCACCGTCGTGGCCACCGCTTCGACTCTGGGTACTCTCCTGGTCTGCTCGATGGCCGGGTATACCTTCGCCAAGAAGGATTTCTACGGTAAGGGTCTGCTATTCTCCATTTTACTTGCAACTCTCATGATACCCGGCGCTCTGATGCTGGTTCCAGCTTTCCTCGTGACGAATGCTCTCGGGCTGGTGAACTCCTATGGCGGCCTGATACTCCCCAGTGTCGGTGGGGCGATGGGCGTGTTCCTGCTACGCCAGTTCATAGAGACGTTGCCGTCGGAGCTGGAGCAGGCGGCCCTCATTGATGGCGCTTCTGAGGTTGGTGTCTTCGTGCGCATCATACTGCCCCTGGCCAAGCCCGGCCTGGCAACCCTGGCTATCCTGTCTTTCACAGGCAGCTGGAACTCGCTCATCTGGCCGCTTGTCATCGTGAATTCAAAGCGTCTGTATACGCTGCCCCTAGGCTTGGCTCTCCTACGCACCGAGTTCCAGGTGAACTATGGCGCCACCAGCGCTGCCGCGGTAGTGAGCGTGGTGCCGCTGGTGGCAGCGTTCTCCTTCCTCCAGCGCTACTTCATCGAGGGCTTGACCGTCGGAGCCCTCAAGGGCTAA
- a CDS encoding amidohydrolase, protein MSNPSRLWQQYLAHGKAEDCPVISAHAHYGPYMGIYFPERGEAASMLKMMDRAGVVRAICAPHAGLVEPARGHALLAQVMAAHPDRFAGYWCINPNYPEMLAQSLAELDRSTGFVGLKLLSDYHRHPINSPRYAPALEYAHERGLPVLMHTWGHSPYDGPALWSEVAEKYPRATFLMGHSGYGQWDLALEVARKHDNVYLELCAAYHANGIVERMVREVGSEKVLYGEDLPWFDPQYGIGCVLCAHISDEDRHNILHRNAERIFGW, encoded by the coding sequence GTGAGCAACCCATCCCGGCTGTGGCAGCAGTACCTGGCTCACGGCAAGGCGGAAGACTGCCCCGTGATCAGCGCTCACGCTCACTATGGGCCCTACATGGGCATCTACTTCCCGGAGCGGGGCGAGGCCGCCAGCATGCTCAAGATGATGGACCGGGCCGGCGTGGTGCGGGCCATCTGCGCTCCTCACGCCGGCCTCGTCGAGCCGGCCCGCGGCCACGCCCTTCTGGCTCAGGTCATGGCTGCGCATCCGGACCGCTTCGCCGGGTATTGGTGCATCAACCCCAACTACCCGGAGATGCTGGCCCAGTCGCTGGCGGAGCTCGACCGCTCTACCGGCTTCGTCGGGCTCAAGTTGCTGTCGGACTACCACCGACACCCCATCAACAGCCCGAGATATGCCCCGGCGCTGGAGTATGCCCACGAGCGCGGTCTGCCCGTCCTCATGCACACCTGGGGTCACAGCCCCTACGACGGCCCCGCCCTCTGGTCCGAAGTGGCAGAGAAGTACCCGCGGGCAACCTTCCTCATGGGGCACTCCGGCTACGGCCAGTGGGACCTGGCCCTGGAAGTAGCCCGCAAGCACGACAACGTCTACCTGGAGCTGTGTGCCGCCTACCACGCCAACGGGATCGTCGAGCGCATGGTGCGGGAAGTGGGTTCGGAGAAGGTGCTCTACGGGGAGGACCTTCCCTGGTTCGACCCCCAGTACGGCATCGGCTGCGTCCTCTGCGCTCATATCAGCGACGAGGACCGTCACAACATCCTGCACCGCAACGCCGAGCGCATCTTTGGTTGGTGA
- a CDS encoding sugar ABC transporter permease, protein MNASTAQGESVTTPRLRLRPGRARHGSTTALRRNLVAYAFLSPFFALFITFTAVPFFWALWLALQQGLLTGPKTFVGLSNFMQLPRDTITRTVLFNTVKYVAIIVPVAVSSSLGLAFLITNRVVRGRDFFRALVYFPILAAPAAAAQIWSYILAPRFGVFSYVLSALGLGDVLFLSNPQLALLSIALIEWWRGIGFHVILFIASLMGIPKELKEAATIDGATSWQVATRVTIPLMRPVILFSVVMGTIWAFQLFDTVFVLTQGGPMHSTATMVWYIYNHAFRYSQLGLAAAMGVVLLLIIAPISYVQMAVLGKEVEYA, encoded by the coding sequence GTGAATGCCTCGACGGCTCAGGGTGAAAGCGTAACCACCCCTCGCCTGCGGCTCAGGCCGGGCCGGGCGAGGCACGGAAGCACCACTGCGCTGAGGCGCAACCTGGTAGCCTACGCTTTCCTGAGTCCGTTCTTTGCCCTGTTCATCACCTTCACGGCCGTCCCTTTCTTCTGGGCCTTGTGGCTGGCTCTGCAGCAGGGTCTGCTGACCGGGCCCAAGACGTTTGTCGGCCTCAGCAACTTCATGCAGCTACCAAGGGACACCATCACCCGGACCGTGTTGTTCAATACAGTCAAATATGTCGCCATCATCGTCCCGGTCGCAGTGAGCTCTTCTCTCGGCCTGGCCTTCCTGATAACCAACCGGGTAGTACGAGGCCGTGACTTCTTCCGCGCCCTGGTCTACTTCCCGATCCTTGCAGCGCCCGCCGCTGCCGCCCAGATCTGGAGCTACATACTCGCGCCTCGCTTCGGCGTCTTCAGCTATGTTCTCTCCGCGCTGGGGTTGGGTGACGTGCTCTTCTTGTCCAATCCGCAGCTCGCTCTTCTCTCGATCGCCCTCATCGAATGGTGGAGAGGCATCGGCTTCCATGTCATACTCTTCATTGCCTCGCTGATGGGCATCCCTAAGGAGCTGAAGGAGGCGGCTACCATTGATGGCGCCACCTCCTGGCAGGTGGCGACCAGAGTCACCATCCCGCTCATGCGTCCGGTCATACTCTTCTCGGTGGTGATGGGGACCATCTGGGCGTTCCAGCTTTTCGACACAGTCTTCGTGCTCACTCAGGGTGGCCCGATGCACTCGACCGCGACCATGGTCTGGTATATCTACAACCACGCTTTCCGCTACAGCCAGTTGGGGCTCGCCGCGGCCATGGGAGTTGTGCTGCTCCTCATCATTGCCCCGATCTCTTACGTGCAGATGGCAGTGCTCGGGAAGGAGGTCGAGTATGCCTGA
- a CDS encoding DegT/DnrJ/EryC1/StrS family aminotransferase: MRSSLALYGGQPARSRTDPPMFPGGMEIGEEEKQAVLEVLESRNLFRYYGPTRAPSKVAAFEKAFASHMDSTYALGVSSGTGALHTALVALGVGPGDEVIVPAYTFIASAAAVIAANAIPVIAEVDDSLTMDPVDLERKITPHTKAIMPVHMRGAPCDMDAIMSLAQRHDLLVIEDVAQSDGASYGGKRLGTFGDVGCFSLQYHKIITSGEGGVVLTDDKRLYDRARMFHDAAGAWRRQGDGAVEPYTGGTNYRMSELAGALALVQLGRLEQLLGLMRRNKRIIREGMAELRGVQLRRLHDPEGDAAVCLIFFVEDGEKAKLVAEALRAEGVSAGSMYDAGVPDWHIYRHWSHILNKRTATATGCPFTCPFYTGRVEYSEDMCPQTLEWLGRAVHLNISPMLTEQDAEETLLAVRKVAAALL, from the coding sequence GTGCGGTCTTCCCTTGCTCTCTACGGTGGTCAACCGGCCCGCAGTCGCACCGACCCGCCGATGTTCCCCGGAGGAATGGAGATCGGCGAGGAGGAGAAGCAGGCTGTTCTGGAAGTCCTTGAGAGCAGGAATCTGTTCCGATACTACGGGCCCACCCGGGCACCATCGAAGGTGGCTGCGTTCGAGAAGGCTTTCGCCAGCCACATGGATTCGACTTATGCCCTTGGCGTAAGCTCGGGCACCGGGGCTCTGCATACGGCCCTGGTGGCTCTGGGGGTCGGGCCCGGCGACGAAGTGATCGTTCCAGCTTACACCTTCATCGCCAGCGCCGCTGCCGTGATCGCGGCCAATGCCATCCCGGTCATCGCCGAGGTCGATGACTCGCTGACGATGGACCCGGTCGATCTCGAACGCAAGATCACACCGCACACCAAGGCGATCATGCCGGTTCACATGCGGGGCGCCCCTTGCGACATGGACGCCATCATGTCCCTGGCCCAGCGCCACGACCTGCTGGTCATCGAGGACGTGGCCCAAAGCGACGGGGCCAGCTATGGGGGCAAGCGGCTGGGCACCTTTGGCGATGTGGGTTGTTTCAGCCTGCAGTACCACAAGATCATCACCTCCGGCGAGGGGGGCGTGGTGCTCACCGACGACAAGCGGCTCTACGACCGGGCACGGATGTTCCACGACGCGGCCGGCGCCTGGCGCAGGCAGGGGGACGGGGCGGTTGAGCCCTACACCGGGGGCACGAACTACCGGATGAGCGAACTTGCCGGAGCTCTGGCACTGGTACAGTTGGGGCGCCTGGAGCAGCTGCTCGGACTGATGCGGCGCAACAAGCGCATCATACGCGAGGGGATGGCCGAGCTGCGGGGCGTGCAGTTGCGCCGGCTCCACGACCCGGAGGGCGACGCCGCCGTGTGCCTCATCTTCTTCGTGGAGGATGGAGAGAAGGCGAAGCTGGTGGCTGAGGCGCTACGCGCCGAGGGCGTCTCGGCCGGCTCCATGTACGACGCTGGCGTGCCGGATTGGCACATCTACCGTCATTGGAGCCACATCCTGAACAAGCGGACGGCGACCGCGACCGGTTGCCCTTTCACCTGTCCCTTCTACACGGGTCGGGTGGAGTACTCGGAGGACATGTGCCCGCAGACACTTGAGTGGCTGGGACGAGCAGTGCACCTCAACATCAGCCCCATGCTGACCGAGCAGGACGCCGAGGAGACGCTGCTCGCCGTGCGGAAGGTGGCCGCGGCGCTCCTGTGA
- a CDS encoding sugar ABC transporter substrate-binding protein — protein sequence MAVSISRRAFLVRMGALGGAAVASGVLAACAGAPAGEAPAATQVPAEAAATTAPAAVGEVVTLQMWKGPHKAAGDETVQCAGPTLEKFMAEYPNIKVEFQEVPWSGYNEKFTSAFAAGQPPDVSYQTESFPTFVKAGNILPLDDLMAQSGFDKGYMLDLSWTCAEFEGKTYAMPWIEGGSCMFYNKDLFEQAGLDPETPPDTMDDFLVAAQKITELGDDIYGYSCGPRSYHEVGQWGIRWGGAWFNEDLTECIADSEESIAGFQFMADLLFKYEVSQPAAIAGQEPGTTGYFRDGFIGMITAQSPTANSIRAEKPDFPLGAAFVPKGPAPEPNGRAAYGGVGMLAIAQASRHVPESWTLLEWLVTPDALKSWIGCLGFSTAAKTVYVFEEDPVLAVAEEGRRFHFFWPYTEWVFKFWDVITTYTEAIQLGEMTAEAAMKECTQKVNDILAEYRAA from the coding sequence ATGGCCGTAAGCATATCCCGACGTGCGTTTCTGGTGAGGATGGGCGCTCTGGGTGGCGCCGCCGTTGCGTCTGGGGTCCTTGCCGCCTGCGCGGGCGCGCCGGCAGGCGAGGCACCGGCGGCGACCCAAGTCCCGGCCGAGGCAGCAGCCACCACGGCGCCAGCCGCAGTGGGCGAGGTCGTCACACTCCAGATGTGGAAGGGCCCGCACAAAGCGGCAGGAGATGAGACCGTGCAGTGCGCCGGGCCCACGCTCGAGAAGTTCATGGCCGAGTACCCGAACATCAAGGTGGAGTTTCAGGAAGTACCTTGGAGTGGCTACAACGAGAAGTTCACCTCGGCCTTCGCCGCCGGCCAACCGCCCGACGTCAGCTACCAGACGGAGTCGTTCCCCACCTTCGTCAAAGCCGGGAACATCTTGCCCCTTGATGATCTGATGGCTCAGTCTGGCTTCGACAAGGGCTACATGCTCGATCTCTCCTGGACGTGCGCTGAGTTTGAGGGGAAGACCTATGCCATGCCCTGGATCGAGGGCGGGTCCTGTATGTTCTACAACAAAGACCTCTTCGAACAAGCTGGACTCGATCCCGAGACCCCACCGGATACCATGGACGATTTCCTCGTCGCCGCCCAGAAGATCACCGAGCTGGGGGATGACATCTACGGCTACTCCTGTGGCCCCAGAAGCTATCATGAGGTCGGGCAGTGGGGCATCCGCTGGGGAGGAGCCTGGTTCAACGAGGACCTGACCGAGTGTATCGCCGATTCTGAGGAGTCTATAGCCGGGTTCCAGTTCATGGCCGATCTGCTGTTCAAGTACGAAGTCTCCCAGCCAGCGGCCATTGCGGGCCAGGAACCGGGCACGACTGGCTACTTCCGTGATGGGTTCATCGGCATGATCACCGCTCAGAGCCCGACGGCCAACTCCATTCGTGCAGAGAAGCCGGACTTCCCGCTTGGGGCTGCCTTTGTCCCGAAGGGTCCTGCCCCTGAGCCAAACGGTAGGGCGGCCTATGGTGGCGTGGGCATGCTTGCCATCGCTCAGGCATCGCGGCACGTCCCAGAGTCCTGGACGCTGCTTGAGTGGCTGGTCACTCCAGATGCGCTCAAGTCCTGGATCGGGTGCCTAGGCTTCAGCACTGCAGCCAAGACAGTCTACGTGTTCGAGGAAGATCCCGTACTGGCTGTCGCTGAGGAAGGGCGGCGATTCCACTTCTTCTGGCCCTATACGGAGTGGGTGTTCAAGTTCTGGGATGTCATAACGACCTACACTGAGGCCATCCAGCTGGGCGAGATGACAGCGGAGGCAGCCATGAAGGAGTGCACTCAGAAGGTCAATGACATACTAGCGGAGTATCGCGCCGCCTAG
- a CDS encoding amidohydrolase family protein: MHLFDCNASYGLLDVPPLQYAATPADLIAEMDFCSVAEALVTCAAQRCDSPLVGNDLVLEQTRDHPRLHPAWVLLPPQTEEQAPTVDAFIARMGEAEVRALWAFPARNKYLLNATTFGPVFEVLIERSIPLFFPLTEALPGPGGHAAGHLGWQTVDDLLSQFPRLTLVATDQSVWGQDRYFRPLIERYRNLYLDISTYEQGRGLEDFCRKYGPDRLLFGTHYPEVPMGGPVLNLVNADIGSRDKELIGAGNLSRLLQEVKL; encoded by the coding sequence ATGCACCTCTTTGACTGCAACGCTTCGTACGGCCTCCTCGACGTGCCCCCACTCCAGTACGCCGCCACCCCGGCCGACCTCATTGCCGAGATGGACTTCTGCAGCGTCGCCGAGGCCCTCGTTACCTGCGCCGCCCAGCGCTGCGACTCGCCCCTGGTGGGCAACGACCTGGTGCTGGAACAGACGCGCGACCACCCTCGCCTGCATCCAGCCTGGGTGCTCCTGCCGCCCCAGACGGAGGAGCAGGCGCCGACGGTGGACGCGTTCATCGCTCGGATGGGCGAGGCCGAGGTGAGGGCCCTGTGGGCCTTCCCGGCCCGCAACAAGTACCTCCTCAATGCCACCACTTTCGGGCCCGTCTTCGAGGTGCTGATCGAGCGTTCCATCCCTCTCTTCTTTCCCCTCACCGAGGCTCTCCCCGGCCCCGGAGGCCACGCCGCCGGCCACTTGGGCTGGCAGACGGTGGATGACTTGCTCTCCCAGTTCCCCCGTCTCACCCTGGTGGCTACCGACCAGTCCGTGTGGGGGCAGGACCGCTACTTCCGACCGCTGATCGAGCGCTACCGGAACCTGTACCTGGACATCTCTACTTACGAGCAAGGCCGCGGGCTGGAGGACTTCTGCCGCAAGTACGGTCCCGACCGCCTGCTCTTCGGCACTCACTATCCGGAGGTGCCCATGGGCGGGCCGGTACTCAACCTGGTCAACGCGGACATCGGATCCAGGGACAAGGAGCTGATTGGCGCCGGCAACCTCAGTCGGCTCCTGCAGGAGGTGAAGCTGTGA